From Mya arenaria isolate MELC-2E11 chromosome 12, ASM2691426v1, the proteins below share one genomic window:
- the LOC128210880 gene encoding scavenger receptor cysteine-rich type 1 protein M130-like, which produces MKNHEEIELTSRPQTSMGGGIELHLLVCLAAYVTSAVQTQTSVQTEYDFSGLDIRLAGGTSNLDGRVERRVNGIWGTVCRDSFGMNDAQVVCQMLSSDLSAIQVIHDTTYGPGAGPIFYNQLDCSGSETSIDDCSSISGEQCEHNKDVAVVCSVCPRAAEFYYGDFSSVAMTIRGQEYHGICSNGTYTYDFTYLCLDNGTWIPTQNSCGPLS; this is translated from the exons ATGAAAAACCATGAGGAAATTGAGCTTACT AGTCGACCACAAACGTCTATGGGCGGAGGAATAGAACTTCATCTTCTCGTTTGCTTAG CTGCTTATGTAACCAGCGCTGTCCAAACACAGACATCGGTACAAACAGAAT ATGACTTTAGCGGCCTTGACATACGTCTAGCTGGTGGTACCAGCAATCTTGACGGACGTGTCGAAAGAAGAGTGAACGGAATTTGGGGCACGGTCTGTCGGGACAGTTTTGGTATGAACGATGCACAAGTGGTCTGCCAAATGCTGTCGTCTGATCTATC tGCCATCCAAGTCATCCACGATACAACATACGGACCGGGAGCCGGCCCCATATTTTACAACCAACTGGATTGCTCTGGATCAGAAACTTCTATCGACGACTGCTCAAGTATATCTGGTGAACAGTGCGAACATAATAAGGATGTAGCTGTCGTATGCTCAG TTTGTCCAAGAGCTGCTGAATTTTACTACGGTGACTTTAGCAGCGTTGCCATGACTATAAGAGGACAAGAGTACCACGGCATATGTAGCAACGGCACTTACACATATGATTTCACATACTTGTGTCTTGACAATGGAACATGGATACCTACGCAGAATTCTTGTGGACCTTTGAGTTAg